From a single Rutidosis leptorrhynchoides isolate AG116_Rl617_1_P2 chromosome 5, CSIRO_AGI_Rlap_v1, whole genome shotgun sequence genomic region:
- the LOC139848663 gene encoding G patch domain-containing protein TGH-like — protein sequence MGEDLEGRRPCVVPLPRKLEPMKKISVGHVVIEYAVRIGLQVYIVSVLGRKGLVCQSVMINYILISVHCYNYLIHTALRFDPPIVPKDFVPHHKFPATLEVNREITETPPTDVPPPADNNLKVLIEGVATLVARCGTLFEELSREKNQSNPLFDFLNGGNGHDYYKRKLWEARQKHTDKIKPLMNVKVTSTAQKLTADNRGNILGEKPLERTAKDLKPDVGSAKEVVNLQFHLSDTFTEPASFVEPTEITKPFQHDPAKQERFEQYLKEKYHGGLRTKDAGGSSKMSEADRARERLEFEAAAEATKQGKWGKESQRSSQQTLAASVGRLQFTSGGLEMPGVNQAEEMIKKSMFPKREEFQWRPASILCKRFDLIDPYMGKPPPAPRSRSKLDSLIFMPDYVKAATHEEKTKSNNMSSPTDEMNGTNTMDVDETVEAENVERPVDLYKAIFSDDSDDEEESSNINQQEDPTKKIEAANTTLSRLVAGDFLESLGKELGLEVPPDQPYPGTHAKPHPTQNSTIDQPPTVGQQSHTQKHDDVTKDIKESRRENDNAELNQGAAKKDKKANKRYESSSEDERSRKRSKRESITSDSSDDRDRRNSRHKERKREHRKHSKHRKHRSHESSSRSRHSADKEYRDSKREKRKSRD from the exons GATTAATTACATTCTTATATCTGTTCACTGCTATAACTACTTGATACATACCGCTCTCAGATTTGATCCTCCAATAGTACCAAAGGATTTTGTGCCACATCATAAGTTCCCTGCTACTCTTGAAGTCAACCGAGAAATAACTGAAACTCCTCCAACAGACGTTCCCCCACCCGCGGATAATAATTTAAAGGTTTTGATTGAGGGGGTTGCGACTCTGGTAGCCCGTTGTGGTACATTATTCGAAGAACTTTCTAGAGAGAAAAATCAGTCAAATCCGCTGTTTGACTTTCTTAACGGTGGAAATGGCCATGATTACTATAAACGGAAACTATGGGAAGCACGGCAGAAACATACTGACAAAATTAAACCACTTATGAATGTAAAAGTAACTTCAACTGCACAAAAGTTGACAGCAGATAACCGCGGAAACATTTTAGGAGAAAAACCGCTTGAGAGAACCGCTAAGGATCTAAAACCTGATGTTGGTTCTGCCAAAGAAGTTGTTAACCTTCAGTTCCATCTATCAGATACATTTACTGAACCTGCGTCGTTT GTTGAGCCGACAGAAATCACCAAACCGTTCCAGCATGACCCTGCAAAACAAGAACGTTTTGAGCAGTACCTGAAGGAGAAATATCATGGAGGTCTTCGCACCAAAGATGCCGGGGGATCGAGTAAGATGTCAGAGGCTGATCGTGCTCGAGAAAGATTAGAGTTTGAGGCTGCAGCCGAGGCTACAAAACAAGGAAAATGGGGAAAGGAAAGTCAACGTTCCAGTCAACAGACATTGGCTGCATCGGTTGGCCGATTGCAGTTCACTTCCGGTGGATTAGAG ATGCCCGGAGTTAATCAAGCTGAAGAAATGATTAAGAAGAGTATGTTCCCAAAGCGTGAAGAATTTCAATGGCGACCTGCATCTATTTTATGCAAACGCTTTGATTTAATTGATCCTTACATGGGAAAG CCACCACCTGCGCCCAGGTCAAGGAGCAAATTGGATTCTCTTATCTTCATGCCAGACTACGTTAAGGCTGCAACACATGAGGAAAAGACCAAATCAAATAATATGTCGTCACCTACAGATGAAATGAACGGAACAAATACCATGGATGTTGACGAAACCGTTGAGGCTGAAAATGTTGAGAGACCAGTTGACCTATATAAG GCTATATTCTCTGATGATTCAGACGACGAAGAGGAAAGTTCTAACATCAACCAGCAAGAGGATCCAACAAAGAAAATAGAAGCTGCAAATACAACTTTAAGTCGTTTAGTAGCAGGTGACTTTCTTGAATCATTAGGGAAAGAATTAGGCCTCGAGGTCCCCCCTGATCAACCATACCCCGGGACCCACGCCAAGCCCCATCCTACTCAAAACTCGACCATCGATCAACCTCCAACAGTCGGTCAACAGTCACACACGCAGAAACATGATGATGTCACCAAAGACATAAAAGAAAGCCGCAGAGAAAATGATAATGCAGAACTAAATCAAGGAGCTGCTAAAAAGGACAAAAAGGCTAATAAAAGGTATGAAAGTTCTTCAGAGGATGAAAGGAGTCGAAAACGATCAAAACGGGAATCTATTACAAGTGACTCGTCTGATGATAGGGATCGGCGTAATTCAAGACATAAAGAAAGGAAAAGGGAACACAGAAAACACTCGAAACATCGAAAACATAGAAGTCATGAATCGTCTAGCAGGTCTCGCCATTCTGCAGATAAAGAATATAGAGATAGCAAGAGAGAAAAAAGGAAATCAAGAGATTAA